TTTATAGTTTCAGTTCTCTTTGCTTTCGTAGAGACTAGTCAACTAAGCATTAGTCTAGCAAGCCAATTGTAGATCAATTAACtcaaaagaaggaaaaactTGCTacgcaaaataaaaaaaaaaaaaataataataaatgaataaataaatacacgaataaataaatacacgaataaataaatacacgaataaacaaatgaacgaataaatgaatgcacaaataaaaaaatgaacgaataaataaatgaataaataaatgaaagaattaatgaatgaacgaataaataaatgaacgaataaatgaaagaaagaatgaataaataaataaataaaagaacgaataaatgaaagaattaatgaatgaataaatgaacgaataaataaatgaacaaataaatgaaagaatTAATGAATGAAAgaattaatgaataaaagaattaataaatgaataaatgattgaataaataaataacataaaatacGTTTCCTGTTGAATTAAGAGTATGTACGCGATTTTCATAAGCACAAAGGGCACACGTATCGTGTACATAATACAGTTTAAACAatcaaacaaatatattactttaatatttttacaaaaattaattatctCTTTTATgtgttaaataaaatgagtactaaggaaaaattaaatgacgactataaaaaaatggtacttatattttaataatgcaGAATAGGCTATGTGATGTAATAACTGTtgatttaaaacaaaaaaaaaaaaaaaaagggggaaatATACGAGAAAAGCGCAAGATAGGGGAAGAAAAACGTAAAATGGACAAaggaaaatacaaaatataaaaaggtaaaacaaaaatgtaaaaataaaaaaaataaaaaaaaaaggagtacATATAGACAAgatgttctttttttataattacgCACAAAAGGTTTTTctcaattttaaatatatgcattttttgcAGCAGtacttataaaaatacaaaaaaaggtGCTTACACaaacgtatatataagtaaataaatatatacatacatgaacatatatatttgtatatgcttgtatacatatttgtttacatatatatatatatactgcgCAAATATACGTTAAGAattcaaatattataaaaataaaaaacagaGAAAAAAGGAAGTTCTACAATACGCACGAAAAAATACTTCTACAGGTaccgtgtatatatatacacatgtacacaATCACCTACACCGGTATAAGCACAAATCGCGactgcataaaaaaaaaaatgaaggatAATTACAGCACggcaataaataaaatgagatTTTTGTACGTGCACAGATTACCCGTACAATGTGATATACACGAATAttcacatacatacaaacttACATAAATGCgcatacacatatgcataacaaataattttgCTTATGGCAACATAATTAAacgaaattttattttttttcttaatcaaaaaaaaaaaaaaaaaaaaaaaaaaaaaaaaaaaaaaaaaaattaaattaaattaaaataaaagtatttttcatttaaaaaaaaaaaaaaaaagcatgaACACTCCTTCCTCACTTGTTAGTGTCTTCATgtgtataataaatttcttaaaaataaaatgggtggaaaataaaataggatagaattatatacatatacaaatgtaCACGTAAACATTCacattaacataaaaaaccTTTTCTAGATAATactaataaacataaaatgaaTGGAGCAGATGggtttatataatttgtatatacacatatatatatgtataaataccATTTGTTAGGGTAATTAGATTAATTACGTCAGTACTAACTATTTTGTGtataatatgaacatatgtAAGAGCTTTGAAAAAATGAGTAACTTATACATATGGAAGTAAAAGTATACTATCACATACTATAAAGATGTTTTTAAAAGGAAGTACAAACAACACGAATACGTCAAGGTAACTCTTATAGGTGTTACTTCAAGTATGTTAAGTACAATGCATATTAGTATTAGAACAAAACATGTTACACAAAAAAGGAACAtcaatatgtataattatatttatatatatatatttttatacatatttgtatgtatttacacatatttttatgtatttatatgtatatacttcTTGTACATGCAGAACAAAGTAAACGTTTACAAAAAGTCTTCATacaaaaaacgaaaaaatattttcatgtgTATACACACAGTAAGCGCATCAAATAAAtcgtttttaaaaataacctATAACAGAAATAGCAACagtaaacatacatatacatgtgtacatatatatatatacgattatatatgcacttacatatacatatatattctctGTAATATGTTAAGCTTATTTCTAcgcaataatatatttttttcttttttaattatatttttttttaaggagAAAACtatagaaaatttatatattctatttaaaaataaaaatgactgtaatttttcttcttttatcaaaaaaaagaaaaaagaaaaaaatacttataaaaaagggaaactcacctataattaattagtattcatacgtacatatacgcCTATAAAGGTACATATTAcctaaaaatttattatctaTATACATACCTAAATAcacgtatgtacataatacctatatatgtatataaatacctatatatatatatgtatatataacgaATACGTAAGAAAccttttttaagaataacaAGAACACATACgaattatatcattattgttGAATGTACAgggtaaaaaaaacaaaataaaaaaaaattatagcaaaagatgttttaataatatgagAAAAATCTCTaatcttataaaaaaaaaaaaaaaaaaaaattaagaaatatgaTTTTATGGAATGTTACTTAATACCTTCTGTTCGTTTGTAACTTACTATACTACAAATTTATTTGAGCGAAAACTACCTTTCAtgcatcaaaaaaaaaaaaaaagtacaacGAGCGTTTGTGCTtgttattgtatatatataggtatatatatgtatatacttatgtaaCATTCACTGCATACAAGTACGACGAAATACATGGATAAACATACACTTCAATATACATTACGTATTGggcatattatatatgcatgtatatatatgcagtaTATGTTTACTGTGTTAAGTCAATTCACTGCAGCGCTGCCTTTATTACAATGATACGTATACTTCCTATATTCCGTATAATacttataatacatatatgattaaacaaatatgaaaaaacaattaaacgTTTCTGAGTTGCAAAAAAGTTAaaactcaaaaaaaaaaaaaaagaaagaaatctAAACAGATTAAAGGGGAAAATTATTACTTCCGCGCATAATTAatagcagaaaaaaaaaaaaagaaaaaaaaaagagcaaacaaaagtacataaaaacaaatgaacaaacaaaAGTACATACGAACgaataaacaaacaaaagtACATACGAACgaataaacaaacaaaagtACATACGAACGAATGAACAAACAAAAGTACATACGAACGAATGAACAAACAAAAGTACTTGTTTACATAATTGTACAGCAAAActgattatttattttttttttaaaacggCGAAATAGcttgttaaaaaaagaacacTACATAGTAGTATGAAGTATCATTCTTTAAGCGATTTgaattttcatcattttgtAGCATAAAGTGTTTATTTGCGCTATTACacttaattcatttttatacgAGCGCTTCGGAAATATTGTACACTACTGCTTTCAGCGTTATCGTGCAAATCGGGAAAAAGTTAAACATAcgtatgtaataatatacacaCGTGTATATAACAcgcgaatatatatatatatatacataacataAACGCATAGATTTATACCGTCGGAACGCTTTCTCTTTACGGCCGAGCTAACTCCACTGCTCTCAAAATGTCGGTATATATACAACTAACGCATGATCTATCAGGAACAGTAACTGCAGTAACGATCGGTGATTGGATTTTAGGTTTATTGAAGCAAAAGAATATACAAGAATATgaagtattttttaaaaagtttttgAACATATATCAAAAGCAAGATAAGGATTCAGAGAGTAATAATAGATCGGAAATATTTTCCTTGTTGTTGTCAGCAAGTGATTTCGTGTTTGAGACTCTAgttgaaacaaaaaagaataacaaGATAAAAGTTATAATAGATAATAAAGAGAGTATAAAAAGTTTTAGtgaattttataaagaagtagaagaatattttgttattttgatATCCATTTTACAATTAGAATTTAAGAGTGTTGAAGATTTAAATAATGCaactaataattttattaaagctataaaaaattataatgtttttccagaattaagattaaaaatattacaactATTATATAACTCTTTTAGtgtaaatttttcttttcgcTTCCCGACCTTTATAGctattttacaattttcatctcaaaataatatttttcataatattcttCCATATATTAAATTCATAGATCAGTGGATAAAGGAATGGAATATAAGTTCCCGTGAAAAGAGacagatatatttaattattgcACAAGAAttgaaaaagttaaaaaagtATGAAGACTCATTTaagcatttaaaaaaacatatatactattttcAAAAGGAAGGAGTAGAAATACTTAATCGTCCAAATACAGTTAATGCAAGTGTTGAACTAATTGTTGATTcgattaatttaaataacattatttattttcatgaaatattatatttggaTGCTATACAAAATTTGCAAACTATACATGAACATAGACCTATATATGAGTTActaactattttttataaatacagcatttatgaatttttaacttttaaaaatacttatGGTGTTGATTTCTTtactaaatataatatagatCTAGAAGCatgtgaaaataaaatttacttaCTATCTATTATATCGTTATTTAAAGAGTCCAATGTTCAAAATATTCAATACATTTCAGAAAAACTAAATATTACTACTCTACAAATTGAACAAATTCTTGTTGCCGCTATTGGAAATGGGGTTATTGATGCAAAAATTGACCAAATAAACAAAACGGTACAACTGAAAACGGCAATTTTAAGACACTTCAGTGATGCACACTGGGAGCAGTTGAACAACCAAATAAGtaagtacataaataatattcagAAGATTATTGACTTGGCTAGCCACGCGAAACCTCTACCCGGAAAGTAATGCACTCGCGGAAAAGAAGTGTTATGAATAGGAAGTAAAATGGGCGAAACGGAGTGAAGCAAATTTATGTGTGTTCACATTACTCATCTTCTTTACCCTTATGCAACAATAGGTGAAAATTTAGAATCACACCGAATTACGCCAGATTATGCCAAATCATGCCAAGTTATGTTGCATATACCTGCGAGatgttaaaaatgaattttcaCTTTAAGATAAAgtaaaacatttattatcTTTGTTTGTAAGATGTAAGAAAAATGTAGGTCAAACTTTTATTTCCTTCTTCATGTAGCATTTTTCAcgataataaatattttatatatttacgtatttatatgtacaacgTTTCTCTTTTTAGCTTAAATGTCATTCAAGAAATTTCAAAATTACGTGAACAAGCCATGCAATAATGTGTGcaattaaaatatgcatCTTTTCTGTtcgaataattttattaaacgTAATAATGAGTTTAGTATATCCTCGAAAAtgtgtgcacatatatatatgtagtacGCGCACAGTTTGCATTACGTATGATATGCATAATAAAGCATTGGTGCATAATGTTTTTACTTTGCTATATAAAcatcttaaaaaattttgtattcaCCCATTAGCTCCTTTCAGCTATAACGACGCGATTCATCCTTacgttattttttattattattaatattattactatttaattttattaattttatttttttttctttgaacATAATGCAAAAGTCGTTATCGCGTTCCTCCTTTATCTTAACCATTCCATAACATTATACTTCGTTGTTGTTAATTGTTAAGTTTTGCTCTTATGATCAAAAAAATGGTAGCTCAAAATGTCAGAATTCTATAATTTAcacgtatgtataaatatgcataacaTATATAGTATGTGTGTGTCTATGTATATtagtatgtgtatatacacatatttgtataatgCGCGGTGTGGgcgtatgtatgtttgtgaACATCTAACCACCTTTACCTAAATCAAACTAAACAGGGTACATTtgtaaatgcatatatatatatatatatatataacagcTTGGAGGCATTGAACAAAAATGGAGGTAACTAATTTGAAAAACATGCCCAcgtcaaaaaataaaaaagaaaaaaatacagacatatataacaatatacacaatatatacatatctatatctatatctatctatctatatatatatatataataatttaaattccTCTTAATTGCCtctacataaatattatgccAAGTAAATACTCTCGTAAAACACACGTGAAGTCTCTCGTACGTTGGGAGGTTGGGCTCTTCATTTTGCTCCCCAATCTCTCTCTTTCTATCTCTCAATGGATTGATGCGTAAAAACTCTACCTACATTATCGTGAAATTTTCTTTGCTTAATTTAGTGTACATTGTCGTACGCCTCATTGCAAGGGACTAAATTCAGTAAATCTATGACCTGAGTTTACTCAAGAGTAAAAACGGTTACGTGCATTTTGGAAAACAATCATAATTCGTTCCCGATTTTAAACATTTcacaaaatttgaaaaatatggtccaattttttttttttttttcttttttttttttttactactaCATAATATTGAATACTTTACACgaaataaacatttattcATGTgggttctttttttttttttttttttttttttttttgtatttcttttaatgatACAACAGTTTCAATAACAATATCGCTTGTACGGCAAAAACAAACCATgcacaaacatatatatatatacaacacatataatatatgtatgtatgtactatGTGTGCAAAAATACATGTGGAAATGTGTAGATATACATGTAGTAACTCTATTCCTCTTACCCCAACTATTATATATCACCCACGACATATTAATATGCCGCAATTTTAACATCTTTTAAAgggtaaaaatttttatttctgtgATTTTCCTTAAAGTACGTTTTAACTTTATACTtcttattgtaaaaatatttttccaccttagaatttttaacatatttatgcAGATTGCATCCATTATAATTAGATGTTTTGGTCATATATGAcgaatgtatattattattattatacagcTTGTTAGTTTTCATACTTCCAATATTCAGCGGATCATGATTTTGTTTCGAGTTATTTGGTTCCATATTGAACAgcattacattattataatttctgTTCAGGaaagtttttttcttttttttttccagaTTTTTTTTCGCAAAATTTAATGGGTTCTCGTTCTCtttgtgcatatttttaaaatcatttacattttttgtataattctTGCTAGCTTTCACAACTGGGGTATTaccattactattattattattactactatttcTTGCTGTCGTCTTATCTTTGTATGTTTTGTTATTGCTGAAGCTTTCTCCTATCGTTTTCATAATTCCTACACTGTTCCCACTTGCACTATTCacaaatgaattattattaataccaTTAtcgttaataatattattgttacctCCCTCCACCTCATCATCTCTGccattagaaaaaatttctaTCTCTTTACTACCTGCGTTGTTCATAACATCCTCTGATAAGTAAACTGGTATTGGTATTTGCTCCGGTTTGGGTGATCTCATATATAAGGGTATGGCAAAGAAAccttcttcctcttccttctttaattttttcaattccTCATTCTTcaaactattatttttaagtaattcCAATTTTTGTGAATGacttaataataaattcgCGTTGGTACTTGAACATGCATATTTGGATGATGAACATTTCAAATAATTGCTATCTTTTCCTCCAACTAAGGCACCTACACCTCCTACCCCAGCTACTTCTACTGCTTTCTTATTAGtacaatatttattattaccatcTACATTTTTCATCACTTTCATGAGTTTTTTCTCGCTAATTGTGCCATTTTCTACGTTCTTTGTATTATAATACTTGCTGCTGCTGTTGCTGCTATTGTTCTTGCTCTTAAGTAAAATGCAATTATCTTCACAACTATTGTAGTAATAACCGCTATTATTATTGGATCCCTTAATTCGTGCATTATAAAACTTGTCGGCCATGGAAATCTCACTCAAATTATTCTTCCAATCAACAAAactgttgttgttgttgttgttgttgttgctACTGCTGCTATTACTACTGATATTGTTCTTACTGCTACCTCCGCTGTTAATGCTTCCACTTCTtttgttattactactactgcaACTACCACGACTATAACTGTTCACACATTCCTTCAAAATATGATCGCTTCTCTGCGTAAAGATATCTACCTCATTCTTTCTCATAACATCTGCATGTACCTTAAGAAtattcttcttattttttttcttttcatcttCTTGTTCCTTACCTTCACCTTTTGCTTCTATCTTTATAATGCTTGTCTTCTTAATACAGTTCGatttgctcttttttttttccattttctttgcactttcttttttgttcttaaTTTCATTGTGCTCCATTGAAGGTCCAtttgatataattttgttgTGGCTGTCGCTGCTGCTACTActtttgttgttttttttattctttcccACGGTTTCTTCTTCTGCAGAATCCTTAACATCTTTCAAAAGCAAATTAAACAACTCCTGTGTTGAGGTAAACTTAAAAACTTCTTTCGATTTTTTTATCTTGGTTAAACTCGTTTCcaacttttgttttttactctttttctctttctttaCATCCTTCCTTTCTACATCATTACTATCCTTGTCAATGTTGTTTTCAGTATTCTCCTCCTCTTTCTTATTCTGATTTTTCTCCTTTGTTATATTACTACCACTTCTTCCATTCGTGCCTGCCAACTTCTGCTCCCTTTCTTCATTCGTCATGCCATCTGTTGGCCTCTtaagaattttaa
The sequence above is drawn from the Plasmodium malariae genome assembly, chromosome: 5 genome and encodes:
- the PmUG01_05035800 gene encoding conserved Plasmodium protein, unknown function, which produces MVNAYKRPKKVTIGGMYYSKEYFSRRRNYYYGYNKYKNYSYYYKLQNYKKMNNYEEQEEKEKEKNYKDLNNNLSKGVGRRKHKMQNEMGMTEVKGKKRGYSRKKKCIIKILKRPTDGMTNEEREQKLAGTNGRSGSNITKEKNQNKKEEENTENNIDKDSNDVERKDVKKEKKSKKQKLETSLTKIKKSKEVFKFTSTQELFNLLLKDVKDSAEEETVGKNKKNNKSSSSSDSHNKIISNGPSMEHNEIKNKKESAKKMEKKKSKSNCIKKTSIIKIEAKGEGKEQEDEKKKNKKNILKVHADVMRKNEVDIFTQRSDHILKECVNSYSRGSCSSSNNKRSGSINSGGSSKNNISSNSSSSNNNNNNNNSFVDWKNNLSEISMADKFYNARIKGSNNNSGYYYNSCEDNCILLKSKNNSSNSSSKYYNTKNVENGTISEKKLMKVMKNVDGNNKYCTNKKAVEVAGVGGVGALVGGKDSNYLKCSSSKYACSSTNANLLLSHSQKLELLKNNSLKNEELKKLKKEEEEGFFAIPLYMRSPKPEQIPIPVYLSEDVMNNAGSKEIEIFSNGRDDEVEGGNNNIINDNGINNNSFVNSASGNSVGIMKTIGESFSNNKTYKDKTTARNSSNNNNSNGNTPVVKASKNYTKNVNDFKNMHKENENPLNFAKKNLEKKKKKTFLNRNYNNVMLFNMEPNNSKQNHDPLNIGSMKTNKLYNNNNIHSSYMTKTSNYNGCNLHKYVKNSKVEKYFYNKKYKVKTYFKENHRNKNFYPLKDVKIAAY
- the EIF3M gene encoding eukaryotic translation initiation factor 3 subunit M, putative; the encoded protein is MSVYIQLTHDLSGTVTAVTIGDWILGLLKQKNIQEYEVFFKKFLNIYQKQDKDSESNNRSEIFSLLLSASDFVFETLVETKKNNKIKVIIDNKESIKSFSEFYKEVEEYFVILISILQLEFKSVEDLNNATNNFIKAIKNYNVFPELRLKILQLLYNSFSVNFSFRFPTFIAILQFSSQNNIFHNILPYIKFIDQWIKEWNISSREKRQIYLIIAQELKKLKKYEDSFKHLKKHIYYFQKEGVEILNRPNTVNASVELIVDSINLNNIIYFHEILYLDAIQNLQTIHEHRPIYELLTIFYKYSIYEFLTFKNTYGVDFFTKYNIDLEACENKIYLLSIISLFKESNVQNIQYISEKLNITTLQIEQILVAAIGNGVIDAKIDQINKTVQLKTAILRHFSDAHWEQLNNQISKYINNIQKIIDLASHAKPLPGK